Proteins from one Salvelinus namaycush isolate Seneca chromosome 34, SaNama_1.0, whole genome shotgun sequence genomic window:
- the LOC120028746 gene encoding DNA-directed RNA polymerase II subunit RPB9 produces the protein MDIEGGTYEPGFVGIRFCQECNNMLYPKEDKENRILLYACRNCDYQQEADNSCIYVNKITHEVDELTQIIADVSQDPTLPRTEDHPCPKCGHKEAVFFQSHSMKAEDAMRLYYVCTAPHCGHRWTE, from the exons ATGGATATAGAGGGTGGTACATATGAACCAGGATTCGTTGGGATTCGATTTTGTCAAGAATG CAACAACATGTTGTATCCCAAAGAAGACAAGGAGAATCGAATCCTGCTCTATGCA TGCAGGAACTGTGACTATCAACAAGAAGCAGACAACAGCTGCATCTATGTCAACAAGATCACCCACGAAGTTGA tgAGCTGACGCAGATAATTGCAGATGTGTCCCAGGATCCAACGCTTCCCCGGACAGAGGATCACCCCTGCCCAAA GTGCGGTCACAAGGAGGCAGTGTTTTTCCAGTCCCACAGTATGAAGGCTGAG GATGCCATGAGGCTGTACTATGTCTGCACGGCCCCTCACTGTGGACACCGCTGGACGGAGTGA